A DNA window from Capnocytophaga sp. ARDL2 contains the following coding sequences:
- a CDS encoding GlmU family protein, giving the protein MNYILFDGDVRDDLLPFTFTRSVADLRIGILTIREKWEKYLGVTTTTLTEEYLSEKFPMVELDHNIFINAAFCPTQKLVETIEFLQPNQGVKIGDDILAFYSTLDQEEVDFDSYDWIYHEEDVLKISHTWDLFQKNDRAIREDFMLITEDRISQEIPTTVQVLGKENIFIEEGAVLNFCTLNATKGPIYIGKNAEIMEGSVIRGPFALGDHAQVKLATKIYGATTVGPHCRVGGEVSNSVLFAYSNKGHDGFLGNSVLGEWCNIGADSNNSNLKNNYGTVKLWNYPKGQMIDTQLQFCGLMMGDHSKCGINTMFNTGTVVGVCANVFGAGFPDNYIPNFTWGGITDKEKYLPEKAFETAKIVMSRRNEEFTDLEKDILLAVFDQTEEWL; this is encoded by the coding sequence ATGAATTATATATTATTTGATGGAGATGTACGTGATGATTTATTACCATTTACGTTTACAAGATCCGTTGCCGACCTGCGTATTGGAATTTTAACCATTAGAGAAAAGTGGGAAAAATATTTAGGTGTTACAACCACCACACTTACAGAGGAATACTTGTCTGAAAAATTTCCAATGGTAGAGTTAGATCATAATATTTTTATCAATGCTGCTTTTTGTCCTACTCAAAAATTAGTTGAAACCATCGAATTTTTACAACCTAATCAAGGTGTGAAAATAGGCGATGATATCCTTGCTTTTTATTCGACTTTAGACCAAGAGGAAGTGGATTTTGATTCTTATGATTGGATTTATCATGAGGAAGATGTATTGAAAATCAGTCATACTTGGGATTTATTTCAAAAAAACGACAGAGCAATTCGCGAAGATTTTATGTTGATTACAGAGGATAGAATTTCACAAGAAATTCCTACTACAGTACAAGTTTTAGGAAAAGAAAATATTTTTATAGAAGAGGGAGCTGTATTAAATTTTTGTACGCTAAATGCCACTAAAGGTCCTATTTATATCGGAAAAAATGCCGAAATTATGGAAGGTTCTGTCATTCGTGGACCTTTTGCTTTGGGTGATCATGCTCAGGTAAAATTGGCTACAAAAATCTATGGTGCAACTACCGTTGGGCCTCATTGTAGGGTAGGAGGTGAGGTAAGTAATTCTGTACTTTTTGCCTATTCAAACAAAGGACATGACGGATTTTTAGGAAATTCTGTTTTAGGCGAATGGTGCAATATCGGTGCAGATTCTAATAATTCCAATTTGAAAAATAATTACGGAACCGTAAAACTTTGGAATTATCCAAAGGGTCAAATGATTGATACTCAATTGCAATTTTGTGGTTTGATGATGGGCGATCACAGTAAATGTGGTATCAATACGATGTTCAACACGGGTACTGTGGTTGGGGTGTGTGCCAATGTTTTTGGTGCAGGATTTCCTGACAATTATATTCCCAATTTTACTTGGGGTGGCATAACGGACAAAGAAAAATATTTGCCAGAAAAAGCATTTGAAACAGCAAAAATAGTAATGAGTCGTAGAAATGAAGAATTTACTGATTTGGAAAAAGACATTTTACTGGCTGTTTTTGATCAAACGGAAGAATGGTTGTAA
- a CDS encoding OstA-like protein → MQVRNQLIFLFFIFLNSLAFSQEVKFDEKKIEIIHADFTDYNEYELPGALVLTGNIQAQHDNMHLWCNKAYYYQAENYIKLFGNVRILQNDTLQLTSKYAEYNGLQKVAYASGNVLMTSPQSKMQTESVYYDRNTGIAHYNNNATITNKENTLKSKAGKYYTHELKYEFRTSVVLTNPTTKITTDHLDFYESSGHAYLFGPSHIHNENAYIYTENGFYDTKLNTGDMIKNNHILYDNKRIEADKLHYNKEKSYYKGVENVKVTDTVNKMIAKSHFAEVFRFPESDSVYMTKKPLIKALVEKDSAFIHAKDIYITGADKERKIKALKNVRMLREPNMSGRADTLLYNQKTGLMQLLGKPVTFRGLSQMTGKEIQLINNPVTEKLDSLKVLKDAFLIEKDTLGTGYNQAKGINLYGKFIEDKLTTVDLVQNAEMIYYIYDEGELEGVDKGICSRIFLEFEDQKIETATRFVNPSSTTYPPGQFPESEAKLPGFLWRGDERILTKEDIFPPDEDINKEENSESSTEGEKTTNDTGTSSQTDTKTNQKQNGKMSSNNLRQNLTTEQELDAVNPNQPMPVLEKTKNKQGKK, encoded by the coding sequence ATGCAAGTTCGTAATCAACTGATTTTTTTATTTTTTATCTTTCTAAATTCTTTGGCTTTTTCTCAAGAAGTGAAGTTTGATGAAAAAAAAATAGAAATCATTCACGCAGATTTTACCGATTATAACGAATATGAATTACCGGGGGCGTTGGTGCTAACGGGTAACATTCAAGCTCAACACGACAATATGCACTTGTGGTGCAACAAAGCATATTATTACCAAGCTGAAAATTATATCAAATTGTTTGGAAATGTTCGTATTTTACAAAACGATACCCTACAGTTGACCTCAAAATATGCCGAATACAACGGACTTCAAAAAGTTGCTTATGCCTCTGGAAATGTGCTCATGACTTCTCCACAGTCTAAAATGCAAACTGAAAGTGTGTATTACGACCGCAACACAGGAATCGCTCATTACAACAATAACGCAACGATTACCAACAAAGAAAATACCCTAAAAAGTAAAGCTGGAAAGTACTACACCCACGAGTTGAAATACGAATTTCGTACTTCGGTAGTGTTGACCAATCCTACAACGAAAATCACCACAGACCATTTAGATTTTTATGAAAGTTCGGGACATGCTTATTTATTTGGACCTTCGCATATACACAACGAAAACGCCTATATCTATACCGAAAACGGTTTTTATGATACGAAATTAAACACAGGCGATATGATAAAAAACAATCATATTTTGTATGACAACAAACGCATAGAAGCTGATAAATTACATTACAATAAAGAAAAAAGTTACTACAAAGGTGTTGAAAATGTAAAAGTTACCGATACTGTTAATAAAATGATTGCTAAAAGTCATTTTGCCGAAGTATTCCGTTTTCCCGAAAGTGATTCGGTATATATGACTAAAAAACCGTTGATAAAAGCATTGGTAGAAAAAGATTCTGCATTCATTCACGCAAAAGATATTTACATTACAGGAGCAGATAAAGAACGAAAAATCAAGGCATTAAAAAATGTGCGAATGCTTCGTGAACCCAATATGAGTGGTCGTGCAGATACCTTGTTGTACAATCAAAAAACAGGTTTGATGCAATTGTTGGGAAAACCAGTTACCTTTAGAGGATTGTCGCAAATGACAGGAAAAGAAATACAGTTGATCAACAATCCTGTTACAGAGAAATTGGATTCGTTGAAAGTATTGAAAGACGCCTTTTTAATAGAAAAAGATACTTTAGGAACAGGTTACAATCAAGCCAAAGGAATTAATTTGTACGGAAAATTTATTGAAGATAAATTGACCACAGTAGATTTGGTTCAAAATGCAGAAATGATTTATTACATCTACGACGAGGGCGAATTGGAAGGTGTGGACAAAGGGATTTGCAGTCGTATATTCTTGGAATTTGAAGACCAAAAAATAGAAACAGCAACGCGATTTGTCAATCCGTCGAGTACCACCTATCCACCAGGACAATTTCCAGAATCTGAGGCAAAACTACCTGGATTTTTATGGCGAGGAGACGAACGCATTTTAACGAAAGAAGATATTTTTCCACCTGATGAAGATATAAACAAAGAAGAAAATTCGGAATCATCAACAGAAGGAGAAAAAACAACGAATGATACAGGAACATCCTCACAAACCGATACTAAAACCAATCAAAAACAAAACGGAAAAATGTCAAGTAATAATCTGAGACAAAATCTCACTACAGAACAAGAATTGGATGCAGTAAATCCAAATCAACCGATGCCTGTTTTAGAAAAAACTAAGAACAAACAAGGGAAAAAGTAA
- a CDS encoding C10 family peptidase, with translation MKRVYHLLLGGSILLSLFATSCSSEFKDNEITKNAHEKTNNRISIQQAKKVTVDFIKKTSKTKGKGIPAITQDNLEDVQTLVNDNNLPVLYVLNIKENKGFVVMSASTLERPILAYSDTGRFDLNNANEFDGITDWLFNKYLKIESLESKGKPYNNEISNQWASMGLYANEVVIFDRDGNIVPWVPPVLIDETTNTYGPLLGDIKWGQSYTTTYVMYNNTVRYNNCPAGTAPAGCVATAMGQIMKYHNHPDIFNISTMYPYVTIGSPYYYDSVPAQNIANFLGHIGNSVQMNYSCDRSGAPSQNARNAFNTVYNYSTSDLQPINLNILKTDILNGKPVYLDGYQEKEVIVIKKPIRLLFGMSIGKTKTEIIYKEGHAWVADGYEEVIGTYQFPDTNNTFTAKIADHIHMNWGGEDILTVGMTLIAGKILILPKLQYQLNLYITKE, from the coding sequence ATGAAGAGAGTGTATCACTTATTGCTTGGAGGAAGTATTTTGCTTTCCCTTTTTGCGACATCCTGTTCTTCGGAATTTAAAGACAATGAAATTACTAAAAACGCTCATGAAAAAACTAATAATAGGATTAGTATTCAACAAGCGAAAAAGGTTACGGTTGATTTTATAAAAAAAACAAGTAAAACAAAAGGGAAAGGAATTCCTGCTATTACGCAAGACAACCTTGAAGATGTTCAAACACTTGTAAATGACAATAACCTACCTGTTCTTTATGTGTTGAATATTAAAGAAAATAAAGGATTTGTCGTTATGTCTGCCTCTACACTTGAGAGACCCATTTTGGCTTATTCTGATACAGGGCGTTTTGATTTGAATAATGCAAATGAATTTGACGGAATTACAGATTGGCTTTTTAATAAATATTTAAAAATAGAAAGTCTTGAATCTAAAGGCAAACCGTATAATAATGAAATCTCAAATCAGTGGGCTAGTATGGGATTGTATGCTAATGAAGTAGTTATTTTTGACAGAGATGGTAATATTGTTCCTTGGGTTCCACCTGTATTGATAGATGAAACTACCAATACCTACGGTCCTCTACTTGGCGATATAAAATGGGGTCAAAGCTATACTACTACTTATGTAATGTATAACAATACTGTACGGTATAATAACTGTCCAGCAGGAACAGCTCCAGCAGGTTGTGTGGCTACAGCTATGGGACAGATTATGAAATACCACAATCATCCCGATATTTTCAACATAAGTACTATGTACCCATATGTTACTATCGGAAGTCCTTATTATTATGATTCAGTACCGGCTCAAAATATCGCAAATTTTTTAGGTCATATAGGAAATAGTGTACAAATGAATTATTCTTGCGATAGATCAGGAGCACCTTCTCAAAATGCAAGAAATGCTTTCAACACTGTGTATAATTACAGCACAAGTGATTTACAACCGATAAATCTAAATATTTTAAAGACGGATATACTCAACGGAAAGCCAGTATATTTAGACGGATATCAAGAAAAAGAAGTAATTGTAATTAAAAAACCAATTAGACTACTTTTTGGAATGTCAATCGGTAAAACCAAAACAGAAATTATTTATAAAGAAGGACACGCATGGGTAGCTGACGGATATGAGGAGGTTATAGGTACCTATCAATTTCCAGACACGAACAATACATTTACAGCTAAAATAGCAGACCATATTCACATGAATTGGGGGGGAGAGGATATTTTAACGGTTGGTATGACTTTGATCGCTGGGAAGATATTAATCTTACCGAAACTCCAGTATCAACTCAATTTATATATTACCAAAGAATGA
- a CDS encoding aspartate aminotransferase family protein, producing the protein MKRDFFKYQAQTTLHPLAEEISHAKGSYIYTTDGKKHLDFVAGVSACVLGHQYPRVVNAIKEQLDKYLHVMVYGEYIQKPAVDFCKLLAQNLPSSLNKTYLVNSGTEAMEGALKLAKRVTGRSHIVSCVNAYHGNTQGSMSILGNEERKRAFRPLLPDVSFITFNQVEDLQQITEKTACVVLETIQGSAGFITPENDYLSKVRKRCDEVGAMMILDEIQPGFGRVGTLFGFQKYNVIPDVVVMGKGMGGGMPVGAFTANEKHMDLLAHDPKCGHITTFGGHPVIAAASLATLQELLETSLMDEVAEKEQLFRQQLQHPLIKEIHGTGLMLAPMTESGEITNRIILKCKDKGLILFWLMFEERAIRITPPLTISKEEIIEGCQILLEACDEVLKELNLSK; encoded by the coding sequence ATGAAACGAGATTTTTTTAAATATCAAGCACAAACAACTTTACATCCTTTGGCAGAGGAAATTTCCCATGCAAAAGGTTCGTATATTTACACTACCGACGGAAAAAAACACTTAGATTTTGTAGCTGGGGTGTCGGCTTGTGTACTTGGACATCAATATCCGCGAGTGGTCAATGCCATCAAAGAGCAGCTTGACAAATACCTGCATGTGATGGTTTATGGGGAGTATATCCAAAAACCTGCCGTTGATTTTTGTAAATTATTGGCTCAAAATCTGCCTTCGTCGCTTAACAAAACTTATTTGGTTAATTCGGGTACGGAAGCAATGGAAGGGGCGTTGAAATTGGCAAAACGCGTTACAGGTCGCAGTCATATTGTGTCGTGTGTCAATGCGTATCACGGTAATACTCAGGGTTCTATGAGTATTTTAGGAAACGAAGAACGCAAACGAGCTTTTCGTCCGTTGTTGCCTGATGTGTCATTTATAACTTTTAATCAAGTTGAAGATTTACAACAAATTACCGAAAAAACAGCTTGTGTGGTTTTGGAAACCATTCAAGGAAGTGCAGGGTTTATCACACCAGAAAACGATTATTTATCAAAGGTTCGCAAGCGTTGTGATGAAGTAGGAGCTATGATGATTTTAGACGAAATTCAACCGGGATTTGGACGCGTAGGAACGTTGTTTGGTTTTCAAAAATACAATGTGATTCCCGATGTGGTTGTGATGGGTAAAGGAATGGGCGGCGGAATGCCTGTAGGTGCGTTTACTGCCAATGAAAAGCATATGGATTTGTTGGCACACGACCCAAAATGCGGACATATTACAACTTTTGGAGGTCATCCTGTGATTGCTGCGGCTTCTTTGGCAACTTTGCAAGAATTACTCGAAACTTCATTGATGGATGAGGTAGCGGAAAAAGAACAATTGTTTCGACAGCAATTGCAACATCCATTGATAAAAGAAATTCACGGAACAGGTTTGATGTTGGCACCAATGACCGAATCAGGCGAAATCACTAATCGAATCATATTGAAATGCAAAGATAAAGGGTTGATTTTGTTTTGGTTGATGTTTGAAGAAAGAGCTATTCGCATTACACCTCCATTGACAATTTCAAAAGAAGAAATCATCGAAGGGTGTCAAATTTTATTAGAAGCCTGTGATGAGGTGCTAAAAGAACTAAATTTATCGAAATAA
- a CDS encoding glycoside hydrolase family 10 protein, whose protein sequence is MRKFTVLFVLLMVFSSTNAQIFGRKKKSSTNNKQTIKTEKVIEIVDDKVEIPEKIEDVWKVDLPKINREFRGAWIATVANINWPSKKHLTVAQQKEEAIYLLDLLEKHNFNAVIFQARPSADAFYQSKHEPWSYFLTGETGIAPVPFYDPLQFWIEEAHKRGMELHVWINPYRAHHSNGGKVSPCSIVKKMPENIVRLKNGMYWFDPSHKATQDHISKVIKDLVKRYDVDAVHFDDYFYPYSSYNQGADFPDHTSWNAYKSNGGTLSKSDWRRAHVNAIVKRIHTEIKTVKPWVKFGISPFGIWKPGYPEGVVGLNQYEELYADAKLWLNEGWVDYFAPQLYWPMESKRQNFTDLLRWWASENTHNRHLWPGLNTVEVKSTNRAQEIRNQINAANKMLTKSPGVIHWSIAGLTQNPTLLQQLKNDQYKEKALVPLSPWIKANKLEKPILSASEMQTNAQVSWSSSGKEEVFQWAVYTQYGNDWHVEILPKHIGNKLFPMIKNNKKLNGIAVKAIDRLGNESEETTRKM, encoded by the coding sequence ATGAGAAAATTTACGGTTTTATTCGTCTTATTGATGGTGTTTTCCTCTACCAATGCTCAAATTTTTGGAAGAAAAAAGAAATCATCTACCAATAATAAACAAACTATCAAAACAGAAAAAGTAATTGAAATTGTTGATGATAAAGTCGAAATTCCTGAAAAGATAGAGGATGTTTGGAAGGTCGATTTGCCTAAAATTAATCGTGAATTTAGAGGAGCATGGATTGCAACTGTAGCCAATATCAACTGGCCATCTAAAAAACATTTAACGGTAGCTCAACAAAAAGAAGAGGCAATTTATTTGCTCGATTTATTGGAAAAACACAATTTTAACGCAGTAATCTTTCAAGCCAGACCATCTGCAGATGCATTTTATCAAAGCAAACACGAGCCTTGGTCGTATTTTTTGACAGGAGAAACAGGCATTGCACCTGTACCTTTTTACGACCCATTGCAATTTTGGATAGAAGAAGCACATAAAAGAGGAATGGAATTACATGTGTGGATCAATCCCTATAGAGCTCATCATTCCAATGGTGGAAAAGTTTCACCATGTTCGATTGTAAAAAAGATGCCCGAAAACATTGTACGTCTGAAAAATGGTATGTATTGGTTTGACCCATCACACAAAGCTACACAAGACCATATTTCAAAGGTTATCAAAGATTTGGTTAAAAGATATGATGTGGACGCAGTACATTTTGACGATTATTTTTACCCTTATTCGTCTTATAATCAAGGAGCAGATTTTCCCGATCATACTTCGTGGAATGCATACAAATCAAATGGAGGAACTTTGTCAAAGTCAGACTGGCGTAGAGCTCACGTCAATGCCATTGTAAAACGCATCCATACCGAAATAAAAACTGTAAAACCTTGGGTGAAATTTGGAATCAGTCCGTTTGGAATTTGGAAGCCAGGATATCCCGAAGGAGTAGTGGGACTCAATCAATACGAAGAACTTTATGCAGACGCTAAATTATGGCTCAACGAGGGATGGGTGGATTATTTTGCCCCACAATTGTATTGGCCGATGGAATCTAAAAGGCAAAATTTTACAGATTTATTGCGTTGGTGGGCGAGTGAAAATACGCACAATCGTCATTTGTGGCCAGGATTGAATACGGTAGAAGTAAAATCAACCAATAGAGCACAAGAGATTAGAAATCAAATCAATGCTGCCAATAAAATGCTGACCAAAAGCCCAGGGGTTATCCATTGGAGTATCGCAGGTTTGACGCAAAATCCTACCTTGTTGCAGCAATTGAAAAACGATCAGTACAAAGAGAAAGCCTTAGTGCCTCTGAGTCCGTGGATCAAAGCAAATAAATTGGAAAAACCCATTCTTTCAGCAAGTGAAATGCAAACCAATGCACAAGTTTCATGGAGTAGTAGTGGAAAAGAAGAGGTGTTTCAATGGGCAGTATATACTCAATATGGAAATGATTGGCATGTGGAAATTTTGCCCAAACACATCGGAAATAAACTGTTTCCAATGATAAAAAACAATAAAAAGCTCAATGGAATTGCTGTAAAAGCCATCGACCGTTTAGGAAACGAAAGCGAAGAAACTACAAGGAAAATGTAA
- a CDS encoding tetratricopeptide repeat protein, with translation MDFEHEGIYEELVKRFEKMVQNDAFEFFDTEEYQDIVVYYIEKDNLFMAKKALDYALHQYPMELDILVIQAEIFIVEGKFDTALELLNQLEQKDDKHYEVLYQKGVAYSRKGKHRQAIDYFFRASSQTIEKDEAFHQCRDRIYLFTGISSCNGVFSKSIEIPAVGNGSIAKFIVLL, from the coding sequence ATGGATTTTGAACATGAAGGTATCTATGAAGAGTTAGTAAAACGTTTTGAAAAAATGGTTCAAAACGATGCATTTGAATTTTTCGATACAGAGGAATATCAGGATATTGTGGTCTATTATATCGAAAAAGATAATCTATTTATGGCAAAAAAAGCCTTGGATTATGCCTTGCATCAATATCCGATGGAACTAGATATTTTGGTAATACAAGCAGAAATCTTTATCGTAGAAGGCAAGTTTGATACAGCTTTGGAATTACTCAATCAGTTAGAGCAAAAAGATGACAAACATTATGAAGTTTTGTATCAAAAAGGAGTTGCATATTCTCGAAAAGGCAAACACCGTCAGGCTATTGACTATTTTTTCCGTGCCTCTTCTCAAACCATCGAAAAGGACGAAGCTTTTCATCAATGTAGGGATAGAATATATCTTTTTACAGGAATATCCTCATGCAATGGAGTATTTTCAAAAAGCATTGAAATACCAGCCGTTGGAAATGGTAGCATTGCAAAATTTATTGTTTTGTTATGA
- a CDS encoding tetratricopeptide repeat protein has translation MEYFQKALKYQPLEMVALQNLLFCYEVQNLHQAGIDFLNEFIDKYPYNDWAWQQLGKFYFNINEFEKSAEASDMAIVINPKSLHAYLEKASALERAKKYKDAVETYLVFTELFKPTSYVYSRLGYCYLEVGKTTLSKEYFEKALELDPKFELVLLYLVEIYIATGDFQLAKESIEKVIAIDPSNAVYWKKRGFICIETKDLDQACESFGKAIDRGENSVELHLLYAQFLLFLDRADEAIEVLKNIEEKAPAVAYVYFIAGYYDLGQIDLALEYLYKLMERDPEEIVVLYDRFPEIWQKEEVQKIIFPK, from the coding sequence ATGGAGTATTTTCAAAAAGCATTGAAATACCAGCCGTTGGAAATGGTAGCATTGCAAAATTTATTGTTTTGTTATGAAGTGCAAAACTTGCATCAAGCAGGAATTGATTTTCTTAACGAATTTATCGATAAATATCCATACAATGATTGGGCATGGCAACAATTGGGCAAATTTTATTTCAATATCAACGAATTTGAAAAATCTGCCGAAGCATCAGATATGGCAATTGTAATCAATCCGAAATCTTTGCATGCCTATTTAGAAAAAGCATCCGCTCTCGAACGTGCAAAAAAATACAAAGATGCAGTAGAGACTTACCTCGTTTTTACAGAACTATTCAAACCGACGTCGTATGTGTATTCTCGATTGGGGTATTGCTATTTAGAAGTCGGAAAAACAACACTTTCGAAAGAATATTTTGAGAAAGCACTAGAATTAGATCCCAAATTTGAATTGGTTTTGTTGTATTTGGTAGAAATATACATTGCAACAGGAGATTTTCAATTGGCAAAAGAATCGATTGAAAAAGTAATAGCTATTGACCCTTCAAACGCAGTTTATTGGAAAAAAAGAGGGTTTATCTGCATAGAAACAAAAGATTTAGATCAAGCCTGTGAATCGTTTGGAAAAGCCATCGATAGAGGAGAAAACAGTGTAGAACTACACTTGCTCTACGCTCAGTTTTTATTATTCCTCGATAGAGCCGACGAAGCAATTGAAGTTTTGAAAAACATAGAAGAAAAAGCACCTGCTGTAGCCTATGTATATTTTATTGCAGGCTATTATGATTTAGGACAAATAGACCTCGCATTGGAATATTTATACAAATTGATGGAACGCGACCCAGAGGAAATAGTGGTACTCTATGACCGTTTTCCTGAAATTTGGCAAAAAGAAGAAGTGCAAAAGATCATTTTTCCAAAGTAA
- a CDS encoding shikimate dehydrogenase, whose amino-acid sequence MKTLGLIGKNISYSFSRLYFTNKFEKENLSKIEYVNFDIEAISNVKDILQNEKNVGFNVTIPYKEEMLPFLDQLDEHAQAIGAVNVIVKKEGKTIGSNTDWIGFLQSLPDDVNKLHKKALVLGTGGASKAIVYALQQVGIEALRVSRFKKDGAISYKDLTHELIQSHTLIIHTTPIGTFPQIEKSIDFPFEHITEQHYVYDLIYNPEETMFLKKAKKRGARTQNGYLMLIYQAEAAWKMWGLNNL is encoded by the coding sequence ATGAAAACATTAGGATTGATAGGGAAAAATATATCCTATTCATTTTCAAGATTGTATTTTACAAATAAATTTGAAAAAGAAAATCTATCAAAAATAGAATATGTAAATTTTGATATAGAAGCTATATCCAATGTAAAAGATATTTTACAAAATGAGAAAAATGTAGGGTTTAATGTAACTATTCCCTATAAAGAAGAGATGCTACCGTTTTTAGACCAATTGGACGAGCATGCACAAGCAATTGGAGCGGTCAATGTCATTGTAAAAAAAGAAGGAAAAACGATTGGAAGTAATACCGATTGGATAGGATTTTTGCAATCATTACCAGACGATGTTAATAAACTACACAAAAAAGCCTTGGTTTTGGGTACTGGAGGAGCCTCTAAAGCGATTGTTTATGCCTTGCAACAGGTGGGTATAGAAGCATTGCGTGTGAGTAGATTTAAAAAGGATGGAGCGATAAGTTATAAAGACTTGACTCATGAGTTGATACAATCACACACATTGATTATACATACAACGCCCATAGGAACATTTCCTCAAATAGAAAAGAGTATAGACTTTCCCTTTGAACATATTACAGAGCAACATTATGTCTATGATTTGATTTATAATCCTGAGGAGACAATGTTTCTAAAAAAGGCAAAAAAAAGAGGGGCAAGGACACAAAATGGTTATCTGATGTTGATATATCAAGCCGAAGCAGCATGGAAGATGTGGGGATTAAATAATTTGTAA
- a CDS encoding regulatory protein RecX: protein MEIKGLSVEEAKRKAEHYCVYQDRCYKEVEQKLRSLGMFQEAIEHILLHLSQHKFIDETRFAQSFCRGKHHHQKWGKIRIEHELKLREISAYNIKLGMKEIEKEYISNFYLYAEKKWNELQEHNTDKKKQKFCNYFIRKGYETSLIFEALKDLEKTND, encoded by the coding sequence ATGGAAATCAAAGGGCTAAGTGTAGAAGAAGCGAAACGAAAAGCAGAGCATTATTGCGTCTATCAAGACCGATGCTACAAAGAAGTTGAGCAAAAATTGCGATCGTTGGGGATGTTTCAAGAAGCCATCGAGCACATCCTTCTACACTTATCTCAACATAAATTTATAGACGAAACCCGCTTTGCACAATCATTTTGCAGAGGCAAACACCATCATCAAAAATGGGGAAAAATTCGCATCGAACACGAATTAAAACTTCGTGAGATTTCTGCTTACAATATCAAGTTAGGTATGAAAGAAATCGAGAAAGAATACATTTCCAACTTCTACCTCTACGCCGAAAAAAAATGGAACGAACTCCAAGAGCACAACACGGACAAGAAAAAACAAAAATTTTGCAATTACTTTATCCGCAAAGGTTATGAAACTTCATTGATTTTTGAAGCTTTGAAGGATTTGGAAAAAACTAACGATTAA
- a CDS encoding cupin-like domain-containing protein translates to MSQLNLKPIERVKTISKKDFIEKYVKTQTPVVVEKLTEDWPAYEKWNLNYIREIAGDKIVPLYDDRPVRAEDGFNQAHAEMKMKDYIDLLEKEPTNYRIFLYNIMQEVPTLKNDFKWPNIGLRLIKQLPMLFFGGENSKVFMHFDIDYSNILHFHFHGKKRCIIFPPEQSKYMYKVPHSLICREDIDFDNPDFEKFPALKQAQGYICDLNHGEMMYMPEGYWHYMKYLTPSFSMSLRALPRNPKFLLKAIYNVAIMRHFDNFMRKRKGQAWIDEKNERAITDTHKNLGIK, encoded by the coding sequence ATGAGTCAATTAAATTTAAAACCAATTGAAAGAGTTAAAACGATTTCAAAAAAAGATTTTATTGAAAAATACGTAAAAACTCAAACTCCCGTTGTAGTAGAAAAATTGACAGAAGACTGGCCTGCTTATGAAAAATGGAATCTGAACTATATCAGAGAAATAGCTGGCGATAAAATTGTACCTCTGTATGACGATCGTCCTGTGAGAGCCGAAGATGGTTTTAATCAAGCTCACGCAGAAATGAAAATGAAAGATTATATCGATTTGTTGGAAAAAGAACCTACTAATTATAGAATCTTTTTGTACAACATCATGCAAGAAGTGCCGACATTGAAAAACGATTTCAAATGGCCAAACATTGGTTTACGATTGATCAAACAATTGCCTATGTTGTTTTTTGGTGGTGAAAATTCTAAAGTTTTCATGCATTTTGACATTGACTATTCCAATATTTTACATTTTCATTTCCATGGAAAAAAACGTTGTATCATCTTTCCGCCAGAACAATCAAAATATATGTACAAAGTACCACATTCGTTGATTTGTAGAGAGGATATAGATTTTGACAATCCAGATTTTGAAAAATTTCCTGCCTTGAAACAAGCTCAAGGATATATTTGCGACCTCAACCACGGGGAAATGATGTATATGCCCGAAGGTTATTGGCACTATATGAAGTACTTGACACCGAGTTTTTCGATGAGTTTGAGAGCCTTACCTCGCAATCCTAAATTTTTATTGAAAGCGATTTACAATGTAGCAATTATGCGTCATTTTGACAACTTTATGCGTAAACGAAAAGGACAGGCATGGATAGATGAGAAAAACGAAAGAGCTATCACCGATACTCACAAAAATTTAGGAATAAAATAA